A part of Kryptolebias marmoratus isolate JLee-2015 linkage group LG8, ASM164957v2, whole genome shotgun sequence genomic DNA contains:
- the lamtor5 gene encoding ragulator complex protein LAMTOR5, with product MKLSTTETGFRTVHLNFPCIYHLLAMESSLEQHLDDTMKNPAVVGVLCTDQQGHNLGCRGSLSDEQGGVVSVLAQQAAALTKDPTDTPTVCLESESGNILVRSHGTITVAVHKIAS from the exons ATGAAACTTTCAACGACAGAGACAGGTTTTCGTACAGTACATTTGAACTTTCCttgtatttatcatttattagcGATGGAGTCGTCTCTTGAGCAACATCTCGACGACAC CATGAAGAATCCAGCAGTTGTCGGTGTGCTCTGCACGGATCAACAAGGACACAACCTGGGCT GCCGTGGGTCCTTGTCTGATGAACAAGGTGGGGTTGTGTCCGTTTTGGCCCAGCAAGCTGCAGCTCTCACCAAAGACCCAACAGACACCCCAACCGTGTGCCTGGAGTCTGAGTCAGG AAACATTCTGGTGAGGAGTCACGGGACCATCACAGTAGCAGTTCACAAGATTGCATCGTGA